DNA sequence from the Anser cygnoides isolate HZ-2024a breed goose chromosome 22, Taihu_goose_T2T_genome, whole genome shotgun sequence genome:
gaaaaaagaaggaaagcaattCTGCAGATACACAGGAAATAAGTATAGCTATTGACTCGAGCGAAGTAAAAAGACAAAGCTCTAGACACATAAGACAATTGTTCTACATTGTTTGAATGACTGACCAAGAGCAGGGCTGGTATAGCCACATTGGAGATGAGAAGCGTGCTTCGTTATCGAGGTGTTTATTACCTTTCAAGTAACTCTACTGCTTGATACCTTGCTGAATGGTCCAAGTGCCACTTCTCAGCCAAAAGGAATacaaattctgaagaaaaaacaaaacgcAATGAACGAGCGTCACCGGATTCAGCCAGGAGCAGCTCATggcacagcaggcagctgcttcAGCCGGGAGGGGCCTCACCCACGGTGCGGCTCTCCTTGCAGCAGCCGGCCTGGCCGGGCAGCTCGCTGAGGTACCGCTCGTTTTCCGTGGCCAAGTGGATCAGCGAGGCCTCCATCACCTCGGGGGCCACCTCGCCGAAGAGGGGCTCCGAGCTGTAAAACCTGGACACCGCCTGCGCCCGGGACCCCATTCTGGCCATTCACCCCCGAAACCTTCCTTTGGGAATTCCGAAAATTAATGAATTGGGTAATTCCCAGCGTTAATTACTTCGGTCACTCTAGGCAGTAATTATGTGGAAAATTCCCTTCATTATGGACAGCGGCAGACAcccgaggggggggggtggcgagGCCACCGGCCACAAGGGTCCGCCTGGGGGCAGGGAGACTTCACCCGCAGCCTCCGAGGGGCGATGGGGACGGAGGCAGAAGCCCCGGGGGAGACCGGGGGAAGCCGTGGGACCAGGCCCGTGGGTCCCGGGGTCGGCGGCGACGCCTCCGAGGCCCTCAGGACCCCACCTCAGCGCCCGCCCACCTCAGCGcccgcccagcccagcccctgccaaTCACCGCCGCCCCCGCCAATCACCTTGCGCCTCTCCCTCCTTCACCCAGCCGCGTGCCGCGCCGCAGCCAATCACTCGACGCCTCCTCTCAGAGAGCCGCCGGCCTggtccctcccctcccttccgATTggctcccgcccccccccgcggcggcggcggcggcggcggcggctgtgGCGGAAGTGGCGGCGgggcaagatggcggcgcccggGGAAgcgggcggggaggcggcggtggcgcAGCGCATCGACCCGGCGCGGGAGCCGGGGCTGAGCCCGGAGCAGCGCCGCTTCATGGCGCAGGTGGAGCTCGCCCAGCGCCAGCGAGCCCTGCAGAGGCGGCTCCGAGGCCGCAACGTGCTGCTGGCGCTGGGCATCGGCGCCGTGACGGCGGGGATCTGTATCCTGCGGGCCcggaggggaccgggggggtcctgagggggggCTCCCGGTGCGCTCCCGGTGTGCTCCTTAACGCCCACCCCCCCTGCAGACGGCTACACCTTCTACTCGGTGTCGCAGGAGCGCTTCCTGGacgagctggagctggaggcgGAGGCGGCGCGGGCCCGGGCCGCGGAGCGGGAGCGGAGCGCGGCCACCTGagggcggcccggccccggagCACGGCgtgaggcggcgggggggggagcggccccgggccgggcaCGGAGCACACGGGTGGGCCCACCTCGGCCTACGGGGGCCCCGGGGGTTCCCCTGCGGGCAgggcgctgcccccgccgggaccgggaccgggaccgggctGGGGGCGCGctccgggccgggcgggggccgcGCCGGCCGGCCCTTAACGCAATAAACGCCTCGTGACTGGAGCCTGCCTCGGTGCCTGCCGTTAAATCAGCCGGGATCCAGCTCGGGGGCCCGCCCCCGGCCAGCCGCTGAGGTGATTTtgtgaaaaagctgaaaatctgctcgttttcctctttatttttaaccGCCCGACTCGGTTTGCGCTCTGCTCGGCGGCCGACTCCTCCACAGACGCAGCCGGACCCGCCTCGTGTTCAAGCCGTATTTATGAAAACGCTTCCCGGACGTCGGTCGGTAACAAAAcgcgcccgcagcccccggctccGTCGTGTTTCGGGCTGGAGGAGGCACGGCCCCACGCTGCGGCCGGCTTTGGGCTCGGAGCAGCCAAGGAGGGGACGGCGACGCTTCGAGCTGCGGCGGCAGCGAGCGGGGCAGCGGGAGGCGAAGCCGTGGGGCTTCTGACCCCGGGACGAGGCCAGAGGACGGCACGGTGGAGTTGGGCGGAGGATGTGGCGTGACAGGGGCACGGAGGAGGCTCGGTTCCGCTCGGGGAGCCGGGACGAAGCGCGGCGGGGCGCAGGGCTGCGAGGGGTGGCAGCGCCCTGCTCCCTCCCgcagctgggggcagcggggaagGGACAGGGGTGGGACGGGAGAGGCCGGGGACATGTGGGGATGAGCGGAGTgccgccggcccggccctgGCAGGGCGCAGAAGGCTTGGGGCTggcccccccccaaggcaggcACCCCgctggctgctccccaggagGCGTGGGGGGGCTTCCACCCCCTGCGGGGCAGCAGGCACTTGGTTGAGGTAGTTCACGAAGTCCCTCCTAGCCGGCTGGCTACTGCGGGAGAGAGGCGCCGGTGAGCTGGGGGGAGCACACGGGGGGGTACGGgcagcaggatcaggcccctGCCCCTTACCATGCGGCCGAAATCATCCGCAAAGGTCACCCCCTTGCTCACGCGCTGCTCCTGGGAGCCGGTGCTGCTGCCGCTCAGCGAGTTGCGGCGCATGATTCCTGCGGGGGACGGACGGGCCCTGAGCTGGGGCAGCGAGCTGCGCCCcggggagggtggggggtgggggggggctcagaaCCCCCGGGGGGCCGCATcccgcggggagccgggggccgTACCCGGGGGCTGCGCCAGCTCAAGGCGCTGCAGGCTGTTGCGGCGGGACGGGTTGAAGCTGCCCTTGGAGAGGCGGCGCTGGCGGCTGGAGAGCATGGCGGCGGGGGAGACGATGCCCAGCGGGGGCTGCTTCCCCATCCGGAGGTACAGCTCCTCGATCTCCTTCTTCtgggtgctctgcagcagctgcacctCAGCCAGGTGCcttgggagagagggagggagggagctgagcCTGGAAaaacccccacccccaccccaaaacccccccgggACAGGGGAACCTCCCCGGGGCGCAGCGCCCCGGTGGGCGCAGAGCCCTCGCCGCGGGGCTGCTCACTTCTGGCgcaggctctgcagctcctcccaGATCTCCTCGTCCTCGCTCTCGGTGTCGTCGCTGCTCACGTAGGACAGGCTGCGGGAGTAGCTCAGCCACACCTGGCTCAGCACCGCCTGCGGAGCACCCTCCGCGCCCTCCTCCCCGGGGCCCTCCCGGTCGCTctcagccgccgccgccgccgtcacCGTGCCCTCCCCGGGCAGCGCCTCCTCGGCCTCGGGGTCCTGCAcctccggctccggctccgaggagctgctggtgctgctccccgtgccgggggcggcgggcgggggggagcCGCTGGCCGCCTGCTCGCCGTCGTGCTGCTCGCCCTCGCTGCTGCCCGGTGCCGGCGAGGCGCTGGCCGCGGGCTCTTTGGACGGTGTCACCTGGAAGCGGCCCAGGATCTGGGGCTTGGCTtctgctggggggggtgggaaacagcagggctgggggtgagcGGGACGGCGGGGACGgcgcggtgcccccccccccccccagctccgcgcGGGCACGGCCCCTTCCCCCCCTCACCTTCGTTGATGGGCGACAGCCGCGCCTTGGGCACGCCGGGCGGCAGCGCCTCGGAGATGATGAGCGGGTGGCTGGGCTTGGGGGAGCCGAGCGGCACctgcagaccccccccccccgacaccgTCACGGCCACTTCCTCCGCCCTGCTGCCGCTcccacccctgggacccccctggGGCGGGAGGGCTCCGCGTCCCAACCCTACAAGCACCCCCGGAGCCCCTCACTCACCGTGCCGCCCTCCAGGCTCCCCGGCGTGGACGCGCTCGGCGGCGCCAGGGGGCTCCCCACGGCCTCGCCACCCACGGGTGCCGGAGGAGAGAAGGGCGCGGCACCccctgcagcggggccggcagcccccggcccctccagcGCCCCGCCGCGAGCCGGGGGGGGCTTGGCCATGGCGGCGGGGTCGGGGTAGACGAAGCGCGGGGGCCCCAGGACGAGGTTCTGCGGCCGAGGCAGCAGCGGGGGGTAGAGGTGGCCCCCCGAGGTGGCGATGGAGGAGACGGCGGGCAGCAGCGTGTGGGCCACGCTCATCACCGCCAGGGAGAAGGCGTTGGCCAGggacaggagctggggggggcggtCGGGGACCAGGGCCCGCTGGTCACGGGGGGGCTcgcgggg
Encoded proteins:
- the COA3 gene encoding cytochrome c oxidase assembly factor 3 homolog, mitochondrial, which produces MAAPGEAGGEAAVAQRIDPAREPGLSPEQRRFMAQVELAQRQRALQRRLRGRNVLLALGIGAVTAGIYGYTFYSVSQERFLDELELEAEAARARAAERERSAAT